In the Helicobacter typhlonius genome, one interval contains:
- a CDS encoding aspartate-semialdehyde dehydrogenase: MKKYVVGVVGASGAVGEEIFRVLEECKFPVGKVVPLASARSVGKEVEFEGRSYKILETTHDVFAKEGIEIAFFSAGGSVSAEYAESAAKAGAVVIDNTSHFRMQEDIPLVVPEVNPQDIAHWHKRGIIANPNCSTIQMVHILAPLHKAFAIKRVDVSTYQAASGGGKSAMEELVMQMQAFFAFKLDEVESVKFPHRLALNVIPHIDVFMPNDYTKEEMKMINETHKIMHADFAVSATCVRVPVLRSHSESLTIQFENEVSAKQAQDILSKAESVVLCDVPQENLYPMPIFTTETDQTYVGRVREDNFDKHILHLWCCADQIRVGAATNAVRIAQKWIEMQENGK; the protein is encoded by the coding sequence TTGAAAAAGTATGTTGTTGGCGTTGTGGGTGCGAGTGGAGCAGTAGGAGAAGAGATTTTTCGTGTGTTGGAGGAGTGTAAATTCCCTGTGGGCAAAGTCGTGCCATTAGCGAGTGCGCGCAGTGTAGGTAAAGAGGTAGAATTTGAAGGGAGAAGTTATAAGATTCTAGAGACAACCCACGATGTATTTGCAAAAGAGGGCATAGAGATTGCCTTTTTCTCCGCGGGTGGCTCCGTGAGTGCAGAATACGCAGAAAGTGCGGCAAAAGCCGGTGCGGTGGTGATTGATAACACAAGTCATTTTCGTATGCAAGAGGATATTCCGCTTGTTGTTCCAGAAGTGAATCCGCAGGACATCGCGCATTGGCACAAGAGAGGGATTATCGCTAATCCTAATTGCTCTACAATCCAAATGGTGCATATTCTCGCCCCCTTACACAAGGCATTTGCAATCAAACGCGTTGATGTGAGCACTTATCAAGCGGCAAGTGGTGGTGGCAAAAGCGCAATGGAGGAACTTGTAATGCAAATGCAAGCATTTTTTGCTTTCAAGCTTGATGAAGTAGAATCAGTGAAGTTCCCGCACCGCTTGGCGCTGAATGTGATTCCACATATTGATGTATTTATGCCTAATGACTACACAAAAGAAGAAATGAAAATGATTAATGAAACACATAAGATTATGCACGCGGATTTTGCGGTGAGTGCGACTTGTGTGCGTGTGCCTGTATTACGTAGCCATAGTGAATCTCTTACGATTCAATTTGAAAATGAGGTAAGCGCCAAACAAGCCCAAGATATTCTCTCTAAGGCTGAAAGTGTCGTGCTATGTGATGTTCCACAAGAAAATCTCTATCCTATGCCTATTTTTACTACAGAAACTGATCAAACATATGTAGGCAGGGTGAGAGAGGATAATTTTGATAAGCATATTTT